From Chlamydiales bacterium STE3, one genomic window encodes:
- a CDS encoding Serine/threonine-protein kinase PknD (Product derived from UniProtKB/Swiss-Prot:Q6MAN0;Gene name derived from UniProtKB/Swiss-Prot:Q6MAN0;EC number derived from UniProtKB/Swiss-Prot:Q6MAN0) translates to MNLNDTSHSMDPNFECLHCNAKLLLPRNQAILFCPVCGKSILEEQKNISPPHDTTDVITLVQGHAPQKENIQYSIGSYQIVNSIGKGGMGEVLLAYDTVCGRKIALKKIRKDLVSLGNIQNRFLKEARITCQLTHPAIIPIYSIHKDPDLAYYTMPFVEGETLKQILRKTRIQEKKGERLDHVGGSIPALIRIFITICQAVGYAHSKGVLHRDLKPENIIIGKYGEVMILDWGLAKLLQDLSDSHGSEEELKASENWHHLTRIGKVVGTVSYMAPERGLGQPATIQTDIYALGVILYQMLTLRLPFRRGSLKEFREGMSKETLSDPVEIAPYRDVPKILATIATRCLAVNPSQRYHSADELIRDLENYIEGRTEWFQIAELDVNNKQDWEFQENILIAEHTAITRNTEISEWVSLMISKASFAENIRIEAKVRLEKQCMGLGFLLNVPEFSERRNINDGYCLWIGSDQNKNTKLLKSSLEVLLAEEIFLQREEWYQVKIEKVDNTIRFYLNDILQFSYISRMPLVGTHVGLIARDADFELRDFFIYVGSQNITVNCLAVPDAFLAHKDYQTALSEYRRIGYAFPGRAEGREAILRAGITLLEQAKNTANRPASNELLDASLNEFEKLHSTAGAPLEYLGKALVYQFMKDDEEEIKCFELAARRYKKHPLLHVLEDQAIFRMQESSRTDRKATYNFLLLTLRFIQRYIQSNQVQKLITSLKKHWEPLPFVDPDPLLDPQSSIPLAISLAFWLDKPYILEEIIEELKKMEPRPLASIANALYCLIELGHHSVVSDLLKKLPRNHESFAILKVINETDVSCLRNSLEQLSVINGESSDNNRALDYLLGKAIDLKETSLIYDFTSPSPTLSSQCFRIWALLLDHKTKEAAEILHTFSFEALSRETSFLYFLYGCWLFATEGKEIAQVHFSGVLDVPYPRTYTLGSHFINCRLTEGWFRKAFNWEKKQLNRQIELLTTIQAL, encoded by the coding sequence ATGAACTTAAATGACACCTCACATTCTATGGATCCTAACTTCGAATGCCTTCACTGTAATGCCAAGCTTTTGCTCCCTCGGAATCAAGCAATCTTATTTTGTCCAGTTTGCGGAAAATCTATTCTCGAAGAACAAAAAAATATTTCTCCACCTCATGATACTACCGATGTAATTACCCTAGTACAAGGACATGCCCCTCAAAAAGAAAATATTCAATATTCCATAGGCTCATACCAAATTGTCAACAGTATTGGCAAAGGTGGAATGGGGGAAGTCCTTTTAGCATACGACACTGTTTGTGGCCGAAAAATTGCTCTAAAAAAAATTCGGAAAGATCTCGTTTCTTTAGGAAATATTCAGAATCGATTCCTTAAGGAAGCTCGTATCACCTGTCAGCTTACACACCCAGCCATTATTCCTATTTATAGTATTCATAAAGACCCAGACCTTGCTTATTATACGATGCCCTTTGTTGAAGGCGAGACCCTCAAGCAAATTTTGAGAAAGACACGTATTCAAGAAAAAAAAGGTGAGCGGCTTGATCACGTCGGGGGATCTATCCCTGCTTTAATAAGGATCTTCATTACAATCTGTCAAGCTGTTGGATATGCTCACTCAAAAGGTGTTTTACACAGGGATCTCAAACCTGAAAATATTATTATTGGGAAGTATGGAGAGGTTATGATCCTCGACTGGGGATTGGCCAAACTACTTCAAGATCTCTCTGATTCCCATGGCTCAGAAGAAGAACTCAAAGCATCTGAAAATTGGCATCATTTAACAAGAATCGGAAAAGTTGTTGGTACAGTTTCATACATGGCACCTGAACGAGGCCTAGGACAACCTGCCACGATTCAGACAGATATCTATGCCCTCGGAGTGATTCTTTACCAAATGCTCACGTTACGCCTTCCTTTTCGAAGAGGCTCACTGAAAGAATTTCGAGAAGGAATGTCTAAAGAAACACTTTCTGATCCAGTTGAAATTGCACCTTACCGAGATGTTCCTAAAATTCTCGCGACAATTGCAACACGATGTTTGGCTGTTAATCCCTCCCAAAGGTACCACTCCGCTGACGAGCTAATTCGAGACCTTGAAAATTACATTGAAGGGCGTACGGAATGGTTTCAAATTGCTGAGTTGGATGTAAATAACAAACAAGATTGGGAGTTTCAAGAAAATATCCTTATTGCGGAACATACGGCAATCACTCGGAATACCGAAATATCTGAATGGGTCAGCTTGATGATCTCTAAGGCTTCATTTGCAGAAAATATTCGCATTGAAGCAAAAGTGCGTCTTGAAAAACAGTGTATGGGACTTGGCTTTTTGCTTAACGTTCCTGAATTTTCGGAACGCAGAAACATTAATGACGGCTACTGTCTCTGGATAGGATCTGACCAAAATAAGAATACAAAGCTTTTAAAATCTTCTTTAGAAGTTTTACTTGCTGAGGAAATTTTTTTACAAAGAGAAGAATGGTACCAAGTTAAAATTGAAAAAGTTGATAACACTATTAGGTTTTACCTCAATGATATTTTACAATTTTCCTATATTAGCCGTATGCCTTTAGTAGGGACACATGTCGGATTAATTGCTAGAGACGCTGACTTCGAATTGAGGGACTTTTTTATTTATGTAGGCAGCCAAAATATTACCGTCAATTGCCTGGCTGTCCCTGATGCGTTCCTTGCTCATAAAGACTATCAAACAGCTCTCTCTGAATACCGCAGAATTGGCTATGCCTTTCCAGGCAGAGCTGAGGGAAGGGAAGCCATTTTACGTGCAGGGATCACACTACTTGAACAAGCAAAAAACACAGCCAATCGCCCTGCTTCCAATGAGCTCCTTGATGCAAGCCTTAATGAGTTTGAAAAACTTCATAGCACAGCTGGAGCCCCTTTAGAGTATCTTGGAAAAGCACTTGTCTACCAATTTATGAAAGATGATGAGGAAGAAATTAAGTGCTTTGAGCTTGCTGCAAGAAGATACAAAAAGCATCCGCTTCTCCATGTGCTAGAAGATCAAGCAATCTTCAGAATGCAAGAAAGCTCACGTACTGATCGAAAGGCAACTTATAATTTTCTCCTCCTTACCTTACGCTTTATTCAGCGTTACATTCAATCAAATCAGGTGCAAAAGCTGATCACAAGCTTAAAAAAACATTGGGAACCTCTGCCGTTCGTTGATCCTGATCCGCTATTAGACCCTCAAAGTTCGATTCCCCTCGCCATCTCTCTAGCTTTCTGGCTAGATAAGCCTTATATCCTTGAAGAGATCATTGAGGAGCTAAAGAAAATGGAGCCTCGGCCATTGGCCTCCATTGCTAATGCCCTCTATTGTCTCATTGAGCTTGGGCACCACAGTGTGGTAAGCGATTTGCTTAAAAAGTTGCCTCGGAATCACGAATCCTTTGCTATTTTGAAAGTCATCAATGAAACCGACGTTTCTTGTTTACGAAATTCTCTCGAGCAACTCTCCGTTATCAATGGCGAAAGCAGCGATAACAATCGAGCTTTAGATTATTTGCTAGGTAAGGCAATTGATCTCAAAGAAACCTCACTAATCTATGATTTCACTTCTCCGAGCCCGACATTATCTTCCCAATGCTTTAGAATTTGGGCTCTTTTACTAGACCATAAAACCAAAGAAGCAGCCGAAATTTTGCATACTTTTTCTTTCGAAGCTTTAAGCCGAGAAACCTCCTTTCTTTATTTTCTCTACGGTTGCTGGCTATTTGCTACGGAAGGCAAGGAAATTGCTCAAGTACATTTCTCAGGGGTTTTGGATGTCCCTTATCCCAGAACCTATACTTTAGGAAGTCACTTTATCAACTGCAGATTAACGGAAGGTTGGTTCAGAAAAGCATTTAATTGGGAGAAAAAGCAACTGAATAGACAAATTGAACTACTGACTACAATCCAAGCCCTCTAG